One Amblyomma americanum isolate KBUSLIRL-KWMA chromosome 8, ASM5285725v1, whole genome shotgun sequence DNA window includes the following coding sequences:
- the LOC144101286 gene encoding small ribosomal subunit protein uS2-like → MSGGTSVLALKEDDVRRMLTAKTHLGTSNLDFQMKEYCFKRRPDGIHLINLKKTWEKLLLAARAIVAIENPAEVCAISSRPYGQRAVLKFASFTGATPIAGRFTPGTFTNQIQAAFREPRLLVVCDPRADHQPVTEASYVNLPVIAFCNTDATLRYVDIAIPCNNKSQHSIGLMWWMLTREVLRMRGSILRDIPWEIMVDLFFYRDPEETEKEEQAQQVAPERAVKEVAEYTTEQWGGGDVATATAEVTDVSVALSCSL, encoded by the exons ATGTCGGGAGGTACCAGCGTTTTGGCACTCAAGGAGGATGACGTCAGGCGCATGCTGACGGCTAAGACCCATCTGGGCACCAGCAACTTGGACTTCCAGATGAAGGAGTACTGCTTCAAGCGTCGGCCTGATG GCATCCACCTGATCAACCTCAAGAAGACATGGGAGAAGCTGTTGCTTGCCGCGCGAGCCATCGTGGCCATCGAGAACCCCGCCGAGGTGTGCGCCATCTCGTCGCGCCCTTACGGCCAGCGGGCAGTTCTCAAGTTTGCCAGCTTCACGGGTGCCACACCCATTGCCGGCCGCTTCACACCCGGAACCTTCACGAACCAG ATCCAGGCGGCGTTCCGTGAGCCGCGCCTGCTTGTGGTGTGCGATCCACGGGCAGACCACCAGCCCGTGACGGAGGCCTCCTACGTGAACCTGCCCGTGATCGCTTTCTGCAACACGGACGCCACCCTGCGCTACGTTGACATCGCCATCCCCTGCAACAACAAGAGCCAGCACTCCATTGGCCTGATGTGGTGGATGCTGACGCGGGAGGTGCTGCGCATGCGTGGCTCCATCCTGCGCGACATCCCCTGGGAGATTATGGTCGACCTGTTCTTCTACCGCGATCCTGAGGAG ACTGAGAAGGAGGAGCAGGCCCAGCAGGTGGCTCCTGAACGAGCCGTGAAGGAGGTCGCAGAATACACAACGGAGCAGTGGGGTGGAGGCGACGTGGCCACAGCAACTGCCGAGGTCACCGATGTGAGTGTTGCTCTTTCTTGCTCTCTGTAG
- the LOC144101287 gene encoding uncharacterized protein LOC144101287 — MQEPLVLQDTRTSQAALLAELQGEVGKPEKDTREKLRLLLKDEVEKKHKKRRRHRSSSSSSWSSTSTSGASSRSSSSSGYKRHSRRHHRSRRSRKDRKESKAERHRSSKKKRKSRDGRRANTTPPPEEAAPVAASNTVPGGTVSESYWKDEPAVVLSSPIEAAGSKAAPQRSSLSPLSKKLAHLYEDEDEAELLKASRAEDDQTSPKVTFLMKSSQEIQAPRLFNVDTKSAAASASYYERKDRSSESARAPSTESPPSAPRIESVVKRTEPVPAERKGIEFKWKAVKKPLQQASGGDSHEEGSVSSIDHRDEAPSQPSRADEKAASSHEEGSIHSDSEPAKRKKDRSSSRESSPKDDDEDHGKGKRKLRRRSRADSESYSSSGRSKSPVRRRRRRSADRSDDYSSDRSSVASRGRRRRSSRGGRSSDSSRDDSRRRRYSSEDSRDGRRRSRSYSSDSDGSHRRHSPMRRGGYRPYYYNNRGGYYKGNFNNRRYNNYRGGYQNNRYFRGGRGGRRPFRPYYNNRTSPRSYYNSGSGYQRSSYSRDRRSDSETPQDRSFCPPWKRRNPIVSRAPDAEELKKLREAAAQRAQEKQELAAAEGGASGSGSQQRINKATIIRNWLDDGDSRSPPRGSSPPPSRREKKEDAPPLPPPLPTDAPPLPEGD; from the exons ATGCAGGAGCCCTTGGTACTCCAGGACACCCGCACTAGCCAGGCAGCACTGCTGGCTGAACTTCAAGGAGAAGTCGGTAAGCCTGAAAAGGATACCCGGGAGAAACTCCGTCTTCTGCTGAAGGATGAAGTGGAAAAAAA GCACAAGAAGCGTCGTCGGCATCGCAGTTCCTCGTCGTCCTCGTGGTCATCAACATCCACATCAGGAGCGTCGTCACGTTCCTCGTCATCAAGTGGTTACAAACGCCACAGTCGCAGGCATCATCGGTCACGGAGATCTCGTAAGGATCGCAAG GAGAGCAAGGCAGAGAGGCACCGCAGCTCCAAGAAGAAGCGCAAGTCTCGCGATGGTCGTCGTGCAAACACCACCCCACCTCCTGAAGAAGCTGCTCCAGTTGCTGCTAGCAACACAGTGCCCGGCGGAACTGTTTCTGAGAGCTACTGGAAAGATGAACCTGCCGTGGTGCTTTCGTCGCCCATAGAGGCAGCTGGCTCTAAGGCTGCTCC GCAACGCAGCTCTCTCTCACCGTTATCAAAGAAACTGGCGCATCTTTACGAGGATGAAGACGAGGCCGAGTTGCTGAAGGCCAGCCGTGCAGAAGATGACCAGACCTCACCCAAGGTGACCTTCCTGATGAAATCCAGCCAGGAGATACAGGCGCCACGCCTCTTCAACGTGGACACCAAATCTGCGGCAGCTAGCGCGTCCTACTATGAGCGCAAGGACCGCTCATCGGAGTCTGCGCGGGCCCCGTCAACAGAGTCACCGCCGTCGGCACCGCGCATAGAGTCGGTGGTGAAGCGCACAGAGCCGGTGCCGGCCGAGCGCAAAGGCATCGAATTCAAGTGGAAGGCAGTGAAGAAGCCGCTGCAGCAGGCGAGTGGTGGCGACAGTCACGAAGAAGGCTCAGTTAGTTCGATCGACCACCGCGACGAAGCGCCTTCGCAGCCGTCGCGGGCCGACGAGAAGGCGGCATCCAGTCACGAGGAAGGCTCCATCCACTCTGACTCAGAGCCGGCTAAACGCAAGAAGGACCGCTCCAGTAGCCGTGAGAGCAGCCCCAAGGACGACGACGAAGACCACGGAAAGGGTAAGCGCAAGCTGCGGCGCCGGTCGCGTGCTGACTCCGAGAGCTACTCGTCCTCAGGCCGCTCCAAGTCACCTGTACGCCGGCGCCGCCGGCGGAGTGCAGACCGCTCAGATGACTACTCCTCTGATCGGTCGAGCGTGGCGTCACGGGGCCGGCGCCGCCGCAGCAGCCGTGGCGGGAGAAGCTCGGACAGCTCACGCGACGACTCGCGCCGCCGCCGATATTCGTCTGAGGACTCTCGTGACGGCCGCAGGCGGAGCCGCAGCTACAGCTCGGACTCTGATGGCTCGCACCGGCGCCATTCGCCCATGCGGCGAGGGGGATACCGGCCCTACTACTACAACAACCGCGGCGGCTACTACAAGGGCAACTTCAACAACCGGCGCTACAACAACTACCGTGGTGGCTACCAGAACAACAGATACTTCAGAGGTGGCCGCGGAGGACGCCGCCCGTTCCGCCCATACTACAACAACCGCACCTCTCCACGCTCGTACTACAACAGCGGGAGTGGCTACCAGCGCAGCAGCTACAGCCGAGACCGCCGCTCGGACTCTGAGACCCCGCAAGACCGCTCGTTCTGCCCGCCGTGGAAGAGACGCAACCCTATTGTGAGCCGTGCGCCCGACGCCGAGGAGCTGAAGAAGCTGCGCGAGGCGGCTGCCCAGCGGGCCCAAGAGAAGCAGGAGTTGGCAGCAGCAGAGGGCGGTGCTAGCGGCAGTGGGTCGCAGCAGCGCATCAACAAGGCCACCATCATCCGTAACTGGCTGGACGACGGCGATTCGAGGTCTCCGCCGCGGGGCAGCAGTCCACCCCCTTCGCGCAGGGAGAAGAAAGAGGATGCACCACCACTGCCTCCCCCTCTGCCGACCGATGCCCCGCCGCTCCCTGAAGGCGACTGA